From a region of the Terriglobales bacterium genome:
- a CDS encoding cytochrome c oxidase subunit 3: MLTGSRGDCIQPFSMATLNPSVHSPRTSFGRGPGGPNNDPPFGGGGGGGQGDSSPDYGEQLRKYRLGMGVALVAIFMLFLSFTIAFVIRQVVGSWNVETQSYVHDWVPVTLPLRLLLLNTALLLVSSFTLEKSRRQAFQRAAVSAVAGIPGVTVREERSMPWLGITLALGFAFVAGQFLAWRELMSRGFYISGNPNSSFFYVLTGMHAIHLVGGLIALLYGALFVHSRLRGLERRRVVLDVTAWYWHSMSVLWVYIFALLILVR; the protein is encoded by the coding sequence ATGCTGACAGGCAGTCGTGGGGACTGCATCCAACCGTTCAGCATGGCGACTCTGAATCCATCCGTACATTCGCCGAGAACATCGTTCGGCAGGGGTCCTGGCGGACCCAACAACGATCCTCCGTTTGGCGGCGGTGGCGGTGGCGGACAGGGAGACTCTTCTCCGGATTACGGCGAGCAACTGCGCAAGTATCGCCTCGGGATGGGCGTAGCACTGGTTGCGATCTTCATGCTCTTCCTGTCGTTCACCATCGCATTCGTGATTCGGCAGGTGGTGGGATCATGGAACGTAGAGACGCAGTCGTATGTTCATGACTGGGTTCCGGTCACGTTGCCCTTACGCCTCTTGCTGCTTAACACCGCCCTGCTGTTGGTCAGCAGCTTCACCCTGGAAAAATCTCGGAGACAGGCATTCCAGCGTGCCGCAGTGTCGGCAGTTGCCGGAATTCCGGGCGTAACGGTTCGGGAAGAACGATCGATGCCGTGGCTAGGAATTACGCTGGCGCTCGGTTTTGCGTTTGTGGCCGGGCAGTTTCTAGCCTGGCGGGAGCTGATGAGCCGCGGGTTCTACATTTCGGGCAATCCGAATAGCTCATTCTTCTACGTGCTCACGGGAATGCACGCCATTCACCTGGTGGGAGGACTGATCGCCCTGCTTTATGGGGCTTTATTCGTTCATTCCCGCCTGCGAGGCCTCGAACGCCGTCGCGTGGTCCTCGACGTAACCGCCTGGTACTGGCATTCCATGTCGGTGCTGTGGGTGTACATCTTCGCCCTTCTCATCCTCGTCCGTTAA
- a CDS encoding nuclear transport factor 2 family protein, with protein MKKFALGCFLLLCVMAVAQSRSDTESKLIAMENAWNAAQREHDTKTLEVLLADTFINTEWDGSVENKAQFLKSIKDPSMKFASFTTDDVSVFMYGNTGVVAGAYHVKGTRSGKPYEAHGRFTDTWVQIKGKWQCVASAAVHTK; from the coding sequence ATGAAGAAATTCGCCCTGGGTTGTTTTCTCTTGCTGTGCGTGATGGCCGTGGCTCAGTCTAGAAGCGATACCGAAAGCAAGCTGATCGCCATGGAAAACGCGTGGAATGCCGCGCAGCGGGAGCATGACACAAAGACGCTCGAAGTCTTGCTGGCCGACACCTTCATCAACACCGAATGGGATGGTTCCGTCGAGAACAAGGCTCAGTTCCTGAAATCGATCAAGGACCCGTCGATGAAGTTCGCGAGCTTCACGACCGACGACGTGTCGGTGTTCATGTACGGCAACACGGGAGTGGTGGCCGGCGCTTATCACGTGAAGGGAACCAGATCCGGAAAGCCCTATGAGGCGCATGGCCGCTTTACCGACACATGGGTGCAGATCAAGGGCAAGTGGCAGTGCGTGGCAAGTGCGGCCGTGCACACAAAGTGA
- a CDS encoding class I SAM-dependent methyltransferase, which translates to MTTEAKTSSSHLWEFDPNQREAWDRRYLENPSLYFEPDTFLLKSYEQYVQPLFPKGGVALDVAGGPGRHAIWLAELRWKVTVVDISEVAFQNAQKKADERGVGIDFLVRDLNTWSPDRKKYDLILVFYYLQRDLFSYLEAALKPGGLLIYKTYTAEQAEFESGPKNPVHLLRQNELLHGFPGLRTLFYHESITEKAVAELVAIKPK; encoded by the coding sequence ATGACTACGGAAGCGAAAACGTCCTCGTCGCACCTGTGGGAGTTCGATCCTAACCAGCGAGAGGCTTGGGACCGCCGTTATCTCGAGAACCCAAGCTTATATTTCGAACCCGACACGTTCCTGTTGAAGTCGTACGAACAGTACGTTCAGCCGTTGTTCCCGAAAGGTGGAGTAGCGCTGGACGTCGCCGGCGGACCCGGCCGTCACGCCATCTGGCTCGCCGAACTCCGCTGGAAGGTCACGGTGGTAGACATCTCTGAGGTCGCCTTTCAGAACGCCCAGAAGAAAGCCGACGAGCGTGGCGTCGGCATCGACTTCCTTGTGCGCGACCTGAATACCTGGAGCCCCGATCGCAAGAAGTACGACCTGATCCTCGTCTTTTACTACTTGCAACGCGATCTGTTCAGCTATCTGGAAGCGGCCCTGAAGCCCGGTGGATTGTTGATTTACAAAACCTACACGGCCGAGCAGGCGGAGTTCGAAAGCGGGCCGAAGAATCCGGTGCATCTACTGCGACAGAACGAATTGTTGCACGGCTTCCCGGGGCTGAGGACGCTTTTCTACCACGAATCGATTACAGAGAAGGCTGTCGCGGAACTAGTGGCGATCAAGCCGAAGTAG
- a CDS encoding exodeoxyribonuclease VII small subunit, which yields MPKFEDCLQRLEKIVDELERGDIALEHALKLFEEGVQLSDNCRKELEEAEGKVEILLKQNGKLQAEPFEATTTK from the coding sequence TTGCCTAAGTTCGAAGATTGCCTGCAAAGGCTCGAAAAGATCGTCGACGAACTCGAGCGGGGGGATATCGCTCTCGAACACGCCCTCAAACTGTTCGAAGAAGGAGTGCAGCTTTCCGACAATTGCCGTAAGGAGTTGGAGGAAGCTGAAGGCAAAGTAGAGATTCTTCTAAAGCAGAACGGCAAGCTGCAAGCCGAGCCGTTCGAAGCTACGACCACAAAGTAA